The following coding sequences lie in one Mycobacterium gordonae genomic window:
- the pcrA gene encoding DNA helicase PcrA, which translates to MSVHATQAKYPRPSAVDELLDGLNPQQRQAVVHEGSPLLIVAGAGSGKTAVLTRRIAYLIAERGAGVGQILAITFTNKAAAEMRERVVNLVGDRARYMWVSTFHSSCVRILRNQASLIEGLNSNFSIYDADDSRRLLQMIGRDMGLDIKRYSPRLLANAISNLKNELIDPHQAVSSLTDESDDLARTVASVFGDYQRRLRAANALDFDDLIGETVAVLQTFPDIAQYYRRRFRHVLVDEYQDTNHAQYMLVRELVGHGTAESEDGVPPAELCVVGDADQSIYAFRGATIRNIEDFERDYPDATTILLEQNYRSTQNILSAANSVIARNAGRREKRLWTDAGEGELIVGYVADNEHDEARFVADEIDALADRGDITYNDVAVFYRTNNSSRSLEEVFIRAGIPYKVVGGVRFYERKEIRDIVAYLRVLDNPGDAVSMRRILNTPRRGIGDRAEACVAVYAENTGASFADALQAAAEGKVPMLNTRAEKAIAGFVELLDELRGHLDDDLGELVEAVLERTGYRRELESSTDPQELARLDNLNELVSVAHEFSIDLANAAALADDAPEDEDVPDTGVLAAFLERVSLVADTDEIPEHGSGLVTLMTLHTAKGLEFPVVFVTGWEDGMFPHMRALDDPMELSEERRLAYVGITRARQRLYLSRAIVRSSWGQPMLNPESRFLREIPQQLIEWRRVAPKPSFSAPVSGAGRFGTPRSAPVRSGPSKRPLVVLEPGDRVTHDKYGLGRVEEVSGVGESAMSLIDFGSAGRVKLMHNHAPISKL; encoded by the coding sequence ATGAGTGTGCATGCAACCCAAGCCAAGTACCCCCGTCCCAGCGCGGTAGACGAACTGCTGGACGGGCTCAACCCACAGCAGCGCCAGGCGGTGGTGCACGAAGGCTCGCCGCTGCTGATCGTCGCCGGCGCCGGATCGGGCAAGACGGCGGTGCTGACCCGCCGTATCGCCTACCTGATCGCCGAGCGCGGTGCCGGCGTCGGCCAGATCCTGGCCATCACCTTCACCAACAAGGCCGCCGCCGAGATGCGGGAACGGGTAGTGAATCTGGTCGGTGACCGCGCGCGGTACATGTGGGTGTCCACCTTCCACTCGTCCTGCGTGCGGATCCTGCGCAACCAGGCGTCGTTGATCGAGGGCCTCAACTCCAACTTCTCTATTTACGACGCCGACGACTCCCGGCGGCTGCTGCAGATGATCGGCCGCGACATGGGCCTGGACATCAAGCGATACTCGCCGCGGCTGTTGGCCAACGCCATCTCGAACCTCAAGAACGAACTCATCGACCCGCACCAGGCGGTGTCCAGCCTCACCGACGAATCCGACGATCTGGCACGCACCGTCGCATCGGTCTTCGGCGACTACCAGCGCCGGCTGCGGGCGGCCAACGCGCTGGACTTCGACGACCTGATCGGTGAGACGGTCGCGGTGCTGCAGACGTTTCCCGACATCGCCCAGTACTACCGGCGCCGCTTCCGCCACGTACTGGTCGACGAATACCAGGACACCAACCACGCCCAGTACATGCTGGTGCGGGAGTTAGTGGGGCACGGCACCGCTGAATCGGAAGACGGCGTGCCGCCTGCCGAACTCTGCGTGGTCGGTGACGCCGACCAGTCGATCTACGCCTTCCGCGGAGCCACCATCCGCAACATCGAAGACTTCGAGCGTGACTACCCGGACGCCACCACCATTCTGCTGGAACAGAATTACCGCTCGACGCAGAACATCCTGTCGGCGGCCAACTCGGTGATCGCCCGCAACGCCGGACGCCGCGAGAAGCGGTTGTGGACCGACGCCGGCGAAGGCGAGCTCATCGTCGGGTACGTCGCCGACAACGAGCACGACGAGGCCCGATTCGTGGCCGACGAGATCGATGCGCTGGCCGACCGCGGCGATATCACCTACAACGACGTCGCTGTCTTCTACCGCACCAATAATTCGTCGCGCTCGCTGGAGGAGGTCTTCATCCGGGCCGGCATCCCGTACAAAGTCGTTGGGGGAGTGCGCTTCTACGAGCGCAAGGAGATCCGCGACATTGTGGCCTATCTGCGGGTGCTGGACAACCCGGGTGACGCGGTCAGCATGCGGCGCATTCTCAACACCCCGCGCCGCGGCATCGGCGACCGGGCCGAGGCGTGCGTCGCGGTGTATGCCGAGAATACCGGCGCCAGCTTCGCCGACGCCCTGCAGGCCGCCGCCGAGGGCAAGGTCCCGATGCTCAACACCCGCGCGGAAAAGGCGATCGCCGGCTTCGTCGAGCTGCTCGACGAATTGCGCGGGCACCTCGACGACGACCTGGGTGAGCTCGTCGAGGCGGTGTTGGAACGCACCGGATATCGCCGCGAGCTGGAATCGTCGACCGATCCGCAGGAGTTGGCGCGGCTGGACAACCTGAACGAATTAGTCAGCGTCGCACACGAATTCAGCATCGACTTGGCGAATGCGGCCGCCTTGGCCGATGACGCGCCGGAGGACGAGGACGTTCCCGACACCGGCGTGTTGGCCGCCTTCCTGGAGCGGGTGTCGCTGGTCGCGGATACCGACGAAATCCCCGAGCACGGTTCTGGACTGGTGACGCTGATGACGCTGCACACCGCCAAGGGACTGGAGTTCCCGGTCGTCTTCGTCACCGGCTGGGAGGACGGCATGTTCCCGCACATGCGGGCGTTGGACGACCCGATGGAGCTGTCCGAAGAGCGGCGCCTGGCTTACGTCGGCATCACCCGGGCTCGGCAGCGGCTCTACCTGAGCCGGGCCATCGTCCGTTCATCCTGGGGCCAGCCCATGCTGAACCCGGAATCGCGTTTCCTGCGTGAGATCCCGCAACAACTCATCGAGTGGCGCCGGGTCGCGCCCAAGCCGTCGTTCAGTGCACCGGTCAGTGGCGCGGGGCGGTTCGGGACCCCACGCTCGGCGCCCGTGCGTTCCGGTCCGAGCAAACGGCCGCTGGTGGTGTTGGAGCCCGGCGATCGGGTGACGCACGACAAGTACGGCCTGGGACGCGTCGAGGAAGTCTCCGGCGTCGGAGAATCGGCGATGTCGCTGATCGACTTCGGCAGTGCGGGACGGGTCAAGCTGATGCACAACCACGCGCCGATCAGCAAGCTCTGA
- a CDS encoding M23 family metallopeptidase, whose amino-acid sequence MSQHLFARSAAAVSARASRERWPHQRNEVTEIIPLDGFDELDDMELADLDELDFGESEFAFDDLLLQAPELDDLDDTDDLTPLWLAAPATEVLPRVSVETAHAITQAINVTPAPRRGGSHRKQPTSAAKGRLLIGAMAAGAAAAATHTAVSQSDNNTKIETVLTANASTLTGGSGAPGSSAPRGVQVIAAQPANVAVHNEEFARGVAFAQERAQREARLQQPLYVMPTKGIFTSNFGYRWGVLHAGIDLANAIGTPIYAVSDGVVIDAGPTAGYGAWVKLMHADGTVTLYGHVNTTLVSVGERVMAGDQIATMGNRGNSTGPHLHFEVLLGGSERIDPVPWLAKRGLSVGNYAG is encoded by the coding sequence TTGTCCCAGCACCTTTTCGCCCGCTCAGCCGCCGCAGTATCGGCGCGCGCATCCCGGGAACGCTGGCCCCATCAGCGCAATGAAGTCACCGAGATCATCCCGTTAGATGGGTTTGATGAACTCGATGACATGGAGCTGGCCGACCTCGACGAGTTGGATTTCGGTGAATCCGAGTTCGCGTTCGACGACTTGCTGCTGCAGGCCCCGGAACTCGACGACCTCGACGACACCGACGATCTGACGCCGTTGTGGCTGGCCGCCCCGGCCACCGAGGTCCTGCCCCGGGTTTCCGTCGAGACCGCGCACGCGATCACCCAGGCCATCAACGTCACGCCCGCCCCGCGCCGCGGCGGCAGCCACCGCAAGCAGCCGACCAGTGCCGCCAAGGGGCGTCTGCTGATCGGGGCGATGGCCGCCGGAGCGGCAGCCGCGGCCACGCACACCGCGGTTAGCCAGTCCGACAACAACACCAAGATCGAGACCGTGCTTACCGCCAACGCCTCGACGCTCACCGGCGGGTCGGGCGCGCCCGGCTCCAGCGCGCCACGTGGCGTCCAGGTGATCGCCGCGCAGCCGGCCAACGTTGCGGTGCACAACGAGGAATTCGCCCGCGGCGTGGCGTTCGCACAGGAGCGGGCACAGCGCGAGGCGCGCCTGCAGCAGCCGCTGTACGTCATGCCGACCAAGGGCATCTTCACCTCGAACTTCGGCTACCGCTGGGGCGTCCTGCACGCCGGTATCGACCTGGCCAACGCGATCGGGACGCCGATCTACGCGGTATCCGACGGCGTCGTCATCGACGCCGGGCCCACCGCCGGCTACGGCGCCTGGGTCAAGCTGATGCATGCCGACGGCACCGTCACACTGTACGGCCACGTCAACACCACGCTGGTCAGCGTCGGTGAACGCGTGATGGCGGGCGACCAGATCGCCACCATGGGCAATCGCGGCAACTCCACCGGCCCGCACCTGCACTTCGAGGTGCTGCTGGGTGGCAGTGAGCGGATCGACCCCGTGCCGTGGCTGGCCAAGCGGGGACTGTCCGTCGGCAACTACGCCGGCTGA
- a CDS encoding chorismate mutase, with protein sequence MRPEPPPHENAEIAEMNTETIGAEHLGIDELRQEIDRLDAEILAAVKRRAEVSQAIGKVRMASGGTRLVHSREMKVIERYSELGPEGKDLAMLLLRLGRGRLGH encoded by the coding sequence ATGAGACCAGAACCACCACCTCACGAGAACGCGGAGATTGCAGAGATGAACACAGAGACCATCGGTGCCGAACACCTCGGCATCGACGAGTTGCGCCAGGAGATCGACCGCCTGGACGCCGAGATCCTGGCAGCGGTTAAGCGCCGCGCCGAAGTGTCGCAGGCGATCGGCAAAGTGCGGATGGCCTCCGGCGGCACCCGGCTGGTGCACAGCCGCGAAATGAAAGTCATCGAGCGCTACAGCGAACTGGGTCCCGAAGGTAAGGATCTGGCGATGCTGCTCTTGCGGTTGGGCCGGGGACGACTCGGCCACTAA